The sequence CGGCCTCGTCCGGGGCCGCGATGTCGGCGAGCGGGCTGCCCGGAGCGGCGAAGGTCACACCGCCCAGGAGCCGTTCGTCGCGCACGGCGACGAGCACCTCGCCCTCGGCGGCCCGGCCGGCCACGTCGCGCAGCACGTTCAGGTAGTGGTCGTCCTCGTTGAAGTCCAGATGCCCGTCGGCGAGGTAGGCCCGCGCCGTGATCTCGCCCAGCTCCGCGTACTCGGCGGGCCGCACCGCCCTGATCACCATGTCCATGCGATCGAGTGTGCAGGACGGGCGCCGACGGGCGGGTGCCGAGCGGACGAAGGCCCCGCCGCGGGGAGCGGCGGGGCCTTCGGCGTGCGGGTCGGGCTCAGCAGCAGCGGAAGCCCTCGCGGGGGTCCGCCTCGCGGGCGTCCGTGCGGGCGCGCTCGAAGGCGCGGCGGGTCAGGACCTCCGCGTCCGGGTCGTGGGAGCGGGCGTGGGCCACGTACCGGTCGTACGCGGCCTCCCCCGAGAACTCCCGTACGTAGAACCGCGCCTTCGCCAGCGCGCTGCGCACGCTCATCAGGCCACCGGCTCCTTGACGTGTCCGCCGCCCGCCTCCGGACCCGCCGCGGCGAGCTCCGCCCGCTCCTCGGCGGTCGCGATCAGCCCGGCCGGGGCGACGATCTTCGACTCGGTCCACGGGGTCTCGGAGAGGGTCGCCGACCCCGGGTCGCGGACGGCCTTGAGGCAGGTCCGGGCCGCGTCCGCGAGGACCACGATGATCAGGAGGGCGAAGAGGGCGCACAGGACGCCGTCGACCGTGGCGTTGGTGACCACGGTGTGCATGTCGTCCATGTTCTTGGCGGGCGCCAGGACCTTGTCGGCGTCGATTCCGGCCTGGTACTTGTCGCGCTGGGCGAAGAACCCGACCTTCACGTCCTCCGAGAAGATCTTCTGGTAGCTCGCGGTCAGGGTCACCGTGGCGTCCCAGACCAGCGGGACGCCCGTCACCCAGGCCCACTTGAGCCGGCCGGACTTGATCAGCAGCGTGGTGCAGACGGCCAGCGCGACCGCGGCGAGCAGCTGGTTGGCGATGCCGAAGAGCGGGAAGAGCTGGTTGATGCCGCCGAGCGGGTCCTTGATGCCTACCCACAGGAAGTAGCCCCAGCCGGCGACGACGATCGCGCTCGCGAACCACACGCCGGGCTTCCAGCTGACGTCCTTGAAGGACTTGTGCACGTTGCCGAGGGTGTCCTGGAGCATGAACCGGCCCACGCGGGTGCCCGCGTCGAGCGTCGTCAGGATGAAGAGCGCCTCGAACATGATGGCGAAGTGATACCAGAACGCCTTCATGCCGGCGCCGCCGACGACGGCGGAGAAGATCTCCGACATTCCGAGTGCGAAGGTCGGCGCACCGCCCGTGCGCGAGAGCAGGCTGGCTTCCTCGACGTCCTTGGCGGCCTGGGCGAGTGCCTCGGGGGAGATGGCGAAACCGAAGTTGGTCACCGCCTGGGAGGCGGACTCGACCGTGGTGCCGATGATTCCGGGAGGCGAGTTCACCGCGAAGAAGAGGCCGGGCTCGATGATGCAGGCCGCGATGATCGCCATGACGGCGACGAAGGACTCGGTCAGCATGGCGCCGTAGCCGATCATGCGGACCTGGGTCTCCTTCTGGATCATCTTCGGGGTGGTTCCCGAGGAGACCAGGGCGTGGAAGCCGGAGAGCGCGCCACAGGCGATGGTGATGAAGACGAAGGGGAACATCGAGCCGGCGAAGACCGGGCCGTCGCCGCGGGCGGCGAAGTCGGTGATCGAGGGCATCTTCAGCGTGGGCATCGCGATGACCACGCCGATCGCGAGGAGCGCGATGGTGCCGACCTTCATGAAGGTGGAGAGGTAGTCGCGGGGTGCGAGCAGCATCCACACCGGCAGCACCGAGGCCAGGAAGCCGTACACCACCATCCAGATGACCAGCGTCTCCTTCTCCAGGGTGAAGGTGTCCGCGAAGGAGGACTCGGCGACCCAGCCGCCCGCGACGATGGCGAGCAGCAGCAGCGCGACGCCGATGACGGAGACCTCGGTGACCCGACCCGGTCGCAGGACGCGCAGGTAGAAGCCCATGAAGACGGCGATCGGGATGGTCATGCCGATGGAGAAGACGCCCCAGGGCGAGTGCGCCAGGGCGTTGACGATGACGAGGGCCAGGACCGCCAGTAGGATGATCATGATGGCGAACACGGCGATCAGGGCGGCGGCCCCGCCGACGGGGCCGATCTCGTCCCGGGCCATCTGGCCGAGCGAACGGCCGTCGCGGCGGGTGGAGAAGAACAGCGTGACCATGTCCTGGACGGCCCCGGCGAAGATGACGCCGGCGACGATCCAGATGGTGCCCGGCAGATAGCCCATCTGCGCGGCGAGTACGGGTCCGACGAGCGGACCGGCGCCGGCGACGGCCGCGAAGTGGTGGCCGAAGAGCACCCGGCGGTCGGTGGGATGGAAGTCGACACCGTTGTCAAGGCGTTCGGCGGGGGTGGCCCGGGTGGCGTCCACCTTCAGTACGCGGTTCGCGATGAAGCGCGCGTAGAAGCGGTAGGCGATCGCGTACGAGCCCAGCGCGGCGGCGAGCAGCCAGGCGGCGGAGATCTCCTCGCCGCGCGAGAGCGCGAGCACGCCCCAGCCGATGGCGCCGACGAGTCCGACGAGCACCCACGCGGCGATGGACCGGGGAGAAGGCGAGCCCGATGTGTTGTCCGGACTCGCCGCGTCCCGTTCTGTCCCTGTTGCTTCCGGTTCAGGCATGACCTCGTCCCCTCGTCGATCATCTGCGTAAGCGCAGGGAATCTACGGGGGATCGCCCGCTGAGCGTAAGACCCCGTCCGTATTCCGGTATGTGAAGGAATCGAGGATGCGGGGTCCGACGGGCCAGGTCGGGCGGGTGGAGGGTGAGGTCAGACGGCGGGGCGCTTGAGCCTGGCGACGAACTTGTACCGGTCGCCGCGGTACACCGACCGCACCCACTCCACCGGTTCGCCGTCGGCGTCCAGGGAGTGCCGGGAGAGCATCAGCATCGGCAGCCCGACGTCGGTGCCGAGGAGGCCGGCCTCGCGCGGGGTGGCCAGCGAGGTCTCGATGGTCTCCTCGGCCTCGGCCAGGTGCACGTCGTAGACCTCGGCGAGAGCCGTGTAGAGGGA comes from Streptomyces virginiae and encodes:
- a CDS encoding GNAT family N-acetyltransferase, translated to MDMVIRAVRPAEYAELGEITARAYLADGHLDFNEDDHYLNVLRDVAGRAAEGEVLVAVRDERLLGGVTFAAPGSPLADIAAPDEAEFRMLAVAHEARGQGAGEALVRACVERARALEGVTGLVLSTQRGMAGAHRIYARLGFVRTPERDWAPIEGLTLLTYRLKL
- a CDS encoding YbdD/YjiX family protein, producing the protein MSVRSALAKARFYVREFSGEAAYDRYVAHARSHDPDAEVLTRRAFERARTDAREADPREGFRCC
- a CDS encoding carbon starvation CstA family protein, with the protein product MPEPEATGTERDAASPDNTSGSPSPRSIAAWVLVGLVGAIGWGVLALSRGEEISAAWLLAAALGSYAIAYRFYARFIANRVLKVDATRATPAERLDNGVDFHPTDRRVLFGHHFAAVAGAGPLVGPVLAAQMGYLPGTIWIVAGVIFAGAVQDMVTLFFSTRRDGRSLGQMARDEIGPVGGAAALIAVFAIMIILLAVLALVIVNALAHSPWGVFSIGMTIPIAVFMGFYLRVLRPGRVTEVSVIGVALLLLAIVAGGWVAESSFADTFTLEKETLVIWMVVYGFLASVLPVWMLLAPRDYLSTFMKVGTIALLAIGVVIAMPTLKMPSITDFAARGDGPVFAGSMFPFVFITIACGALSGFHALVSSGTTPKMIQKETQVRMIGYGAMLTESFVAVMAIIAACIIEPGLFFAVNSPPGIIGTTVESASQAVTNFGFAISPEALAQAAKDVEEASLLSRTGGAPTFALGMSEIFSAVVGGAGMKAFWYHFAIMFEALFILTTLDAGTRVGRFMLQDTLGNVHKSFKDVSWKPGVWFASAIVVAGWGYFLWVGIKDPLGGINQLFPLFGIANQLLAAVALAVCTTLLIKSGRLKWAWVTGVPLVWDATVTLTASYQKIFSEDVKVGFFAQRDKYQAGIDADKVLAPAKNMDDMHTVVTNATVDGVLCALFALLIIVVLADAARTCLKAVRDPGSATLSETPWTESKIVAPAGLIATAEERAELAAAGPEAGGGHVKEPVA